One genomic segment of Suncus etruscus isolate mSunEtr1 chromosome 15, mSunEtr1.pri.cur, whole genome shotgun sequence includes these proteins:
- the LOC126030056 gene encoding olfactory receptor 7A10-like yields MAAENLTGMTQFLLLGFSEEPELQSLIFWLFLSMYLITVLGNLLIILAVSSDSHLHTPMYFFLSNLSFVDICFTSTTVPKMLVNIQTHSKVITYEGCITQMYFFLLFVVMDICLLAAMAYDRYVAICYPLHYTVIMHAQFCGQLLLLCWVISILDSLLESLTVLRLSFCKNVKIPHFFCELNQVIHLASSDTFLNDMVMYFAAVILAGGAFAGILCSYSKIVSSIRRISSAQGKYKAFSTCASHLSVVCLFYGTALGVYLSSAVTQNSQSTAIASAMYTVVTPMLNPFIYSLRNKDIKRALKSLIEKKTMG; encoded by the coding sequence ATGGCTGCTGAGAACCTTACAGGAATGACCCAGtttcttcttttaggattttCAGAAGAACCAGAACTGCAGTCCCTAATATTTTGGCTGTTCCTTTCCATGTACCTAATTACTGTGCTTGGGAACCTGCTCATcatcctggctgtcagctcagattCCCACCTCcacacccccatgtacttcttcctgtcCAATCTGTCCTTTGTGGACATTTGTTTCACCTCCACCACCGTCCCCAAGATGCTGGTGAACATCCAGACACACAGCAAAGTCATCACCTATGAGGGTTGCATCACCCAGATGTACTTTTTCCTACTCTTTGTTGTAATGGACATTTGTCTCCTGGCTGCTATGGCTtatgaccgctatgtggccatctgcTACCCCTTGCATTACACAGTCATAATGCATGCCCAATTCTGTGGACAATTGCTTCTGTTGTGCTGGGTCATTAGCATCCTGGATTCCCTGCTGGAAAGTTTAACAGTGCTGCGCCTGTCCTTCTGTAAAAATGTGAAGATTCCCCACTTTTTCTGTGAACTCAACCAAGTGATCCATCTTGCTAGTTCAGACACCTTCCTTAATGACATGGTGATGTATTTTGCAGCTGTAATACTGGCTGGTGGTGCCTTCGCTGGGATACTTTGCTCTTACTCCAAAATTGTTTCCTCCATACGTCGAATCTCCTCTGCTCAAGGGAAATATAAAGCATTTTCCACCTGTGCATCCCACCTCTCTGTAGTCTGCCTGTTTTATGGCACAGCTCTAGGAGTATACCTGAGTTCTGCTGTCACACAGAACTCACAGTCCACTGCTATCGCCTCAGCCATGTATACAGTGGTCACTCCCATGTTGAACCCTTTCATCTACAGTCTCAGGAACAAAGACATCAAGAGAGCTCTGAAGAGTCTCATTGAGAAAAAAACAATGGGATAG